A window of the Bdellovibrio sp. ZAP7 genome harbors these coding sequences:
- the fucP gene encoding L-fucose:H+ symporter permease produces MNQAPEETKRTRALVIVSTIFFMWGFLTCLNDILIPHLKSVFSLTYTESALIQFTFFGAYFIMSLPAGSVVAKIGYKNSISAGLFVAAIGTLLFLPAARVESYPLFLFALFVLASGITLLQVAANPYVVLLGSEETSSSRLNLAQALNSLGTTVAPKIGGLFILSGVVMSADQLAALSMTEQVAYKTQQAQSVQGPYAVLTVILLLLSIGMYLLRLPNLKEEKQGEVKAAATFSDAFKHSNLVLGVIALFLYVGAEVSIGSFLINFMSQADILNVSESVAAGYVPLYWGGALVGRFVGSLLMRKLNAAKMLGVAASVATVLVGCAVMATGPAAAWTLLAVGLFNSIMFPTIFSLGIRGLGFATEKASSLLIMAIVGGAVIPLVQGVIADRMGLQHAFLLPMICYVFISFYGFKEGHRVTRVD; encoded by the coding sequence ATGAACCAAGCACCTGAGGAAACTAAGCGCACCCGAGCCCTGGTGATTGTTTCCACCATCTTTTTCATGTGGGGTTTTCTAACCTGCTTGAATGATATTCTGATTCCTCACCTGAAGTCAGTGTTCTCTTTAACCTACACGGAAAGTGCCCTTATTCAATTCACCTTCTTTGGAGCGTATTTCATCATGTCTCTGCCAGCGGGGAGTGTGGTTGCAAAAATAGGTTATAAGAACAGTATCAGCGCAGGACTTTTTGTCGCCGCTATTGGAACGCTTTTGTTTTTACCCGCAGCTCGAGTGGAATCCTATCCGCTATTTTTATTTGCGCTCTTTGTTTTGGCGTCAGGAATTACGCTTCTGCAGGTCGCTGCAAATCCGTATGTGGTCTTGTTGGGATCAGAAGAAACCTCGTCCAGTCGTTTGAATTTGGCGCAGGCGCTGAATTCCTTAGGGACGACGGTCGCGCCAAAAATCGGTGGTTTATTTATTTTATCCGGTGTGGTGATGAGTGCTGATCAACTGGCAGCGCTTTCGATGACAGAGCAGGTTGCCTATAAAACTCAGCAGGCACAGTCCGTTCAAGGACCGTATGCCGTGCTGACAGTTATTCTTTTGTTGCTCTCAATCGGCATGTATTTGTTGCGCCTGCCAAACTTGAAAGAAGAAAAACAGGGAGAAGTGAAGGCTGCGGCCACGTTTTCTGATGCCTTTAAACATTCGAATTTGGTTTTAGGCGTCATCGCTTTGTTTTTATATGTGGGGGCGGAAGTTTCCATCGGCAGTTTTTTGATCAACTTCATGTCCCAGGCAGATATTTTGAATGTCAGTGAAAGTGTGGCGGCAGGTTATGTGCCCTTGTACTGGGGTGGCGCCTTGGTGGGAAGATTCGTGGGCTCGTTATTAATGAGAAAGCTCAATGCCGCAAAGATGCTCGGTGTGGCAGCAAGTGTTGCAACTGTTTTGGTTGGTTGTGCGGTCATGGCAACCGGTCCCGCAGCGGCGTGGACTTTGCTTGCCGTTGGCTTGTTTAACTCCATCATGTTTCCGACGATTTTCAGTCTGGGGATTCGTGGTTTGGGATTTGCCACCGAGAAAGCTTCCAGTCTATTGATCATGGCTATCGTCGGCGGTGCGGTGATTCCACTCGTCCAAGGGGTGATTGCCGATCGAATGGGTCTGCAGCACGCATTTCTGTTACCGATGATCTGTTATGTTTTCATTTCTTTCTATGGATTCAAGGAGGGGCATCGTGTCACTAGGGTTGACTGA
- a CDS encoding lytic murein transglycosylase, protein MRILPVLLFILISSTSAWGRPVNLKAEDSAWVETKLKRLGFSNSFSEESAKYYEPKGFKSVVTLNLLGFLTPSGAHLTELDPKAVQKSSTFIKSNPEAFQAAQKQFGVPAEVISSLLYIETRHGADMGTFHIVSVYLHLMQVNSPENLKELTRLAILKNKEIKKYSTTKEVREIMKKRVESKSKWAEEQLIALAEIRKKKHLNLKKLRGSYAGAFGLPQFIPSSYRDFAEALVAESTPDITKPADAIMSVANYLQKSGWKQKNLEAQVTALMKYNNSRDYANGILNISQRVPPLPTLETTATIQQTQ, encoded by the coding sequence GTGCGTATTCTGCCCGTCCTTCTTTTCATTTTGATTTCCAGCACGAGCGCATGGGGCCGTCCGGTCAATTTGAAAGCCGAAGACTCTGCCTGGGTGGAGACAAAACTAAAGCGCTTAGGCTTTTCAAACTCCTTCTCTGAAGAATCTGCAAAGTACTACGAACCCAAAGGTTTTAAATCAGTTGTGACCTTGAATCTATTGGGATTCCTTACTCCATCGGGTGCACATCTGACTGAGCTTGATCCAAAAGCCGTACAGAAATCTTCAACGTTTATCAAATCCAACCCCGAAGCTTTTCAAGCAGCGCAAAAACAGTTCGGCGTACCTGCCGAAGTGATATCTTCATTATTGTATATTGAAACACGCCATGGAGCCGACATGGGAACCTTCCATATCGTGAGCGTTTATCTTCATCTGATGCAAGTGAACAGCCCGGAAAATTTGAAAGAGCTGACTCGTTTGGCGATTTTAAAGAACAAAGAAATCAAGAAGTACTCTACAACCAAAGAAGTCCGCGAAATCATGAAAAAGCGCGTTGAGAGCAAATCAAAATGGGCTGAAGAGCAATTGATTGCCCTGGCCGAGATCCGCAAAAAGAAACATTTGAATCTGAAGAAACTGCGCGGATCCTACGCGGGAGCGTTTGGCTTACCGCAGTTTATTCCTTCCAGCTACCGTGACTTTGCTGAGGCCTTGGTAGCAGAGAGCACTCCGGATATCACCAAGCCGGCAGACGCCATCATGAGTGTCGCCAACTACTTACAAAAAAGCGGTTGGAAGCAGAAAAACTTAGAAGCCCAAGTCACCGCACTGATGAAGTATAATAACAGCCGCGACTATGCGAATGGGATCTTAAACATCTCACAACGAGTTCCACCACTTCCTACTCTAGAAACCACCGCCACAATTCAACAGACCCAATAA
- a CDS encoding MFS transporter → MATGTMSANASSFASEKSKIWKVIAASSAGTLIEWYDFYIFGSLATIISAHFFPKGHETAALLGTLATFATGFIVRPFGALVFGRIGDVVGRKYAFMVTLLIMGLATTAIGLLPSYETIGVFAPLLLLILRLLQGLALGGEYGGAAIYVAEHSPDGKRGYYTSYIQTTATLGLFVSLGVILATRLGLGEDEFKSWGWRVPFLLSVILVFASYLIRRKMQESPVFLQMKAEGKTSSSPLRDSFMKPENRRLVILALFGATAGQGVVWYTGQFYALYFLQTVLKVDFVVANKVIAMALLLGTPFFIFFGWLSDRIGRKKIIMAGCAIAAASYVPIYKAMEYRSGWNSLEPLVSPANPNIPMLVFLVWLQVIFVTMVYGPIAAFLVEMFPTNIRYTSMSLPYHIGNGVFGGLVPFIGTAMVAATGNHVAGLIYPIAVAVMTFFIGMTMVKEPTNIKWHA, encoded by the coding sequence ATGGCCACGGGCACCATGTCTGCGAACGCATCATCATTTGCTTCTGAAAAAAGCAAGATTTGGAAAGTTATTGCGGCATCTAGCGCGGGAACACTGATCGAATGGTATGACTTCTATATTTTCGGCAGTCTAGCGACAATTATCTCTGCACACTTTTTCCCAAAAGGACATGAAACGGCCGCTCTTTTAGGCACTCTGGCGACATTCGCTACGGGCTTCATTGTTCGTCCTTTTGGAGCTTTGGTGTTCGGTCGCATTGGCGATGTTGTGGGTCGTAAATACGCCTTTATGGTGACTTTACTTATCATGGGTCTTGCGACAACAGCGATCGGCCTGCTGCCAAGCTATGAGACCATCGGAGTCTTTGCTCCGTTGCTATTACTTATCTTACGATTGTTACAAGGTTTAGCCTTGGGCGGGGAGTACGGTGGTGCAGCGATTTACGTCGCCGAACATAGTCCCGATGGAAAGCGCGGTTACTATACAAGCTATATTCAAACCACTGCCACTCTCGGTCTGTTCGTGTCTTTGGGAGTTATTCTGGCAACTCGCTTAGGCTTGGGAGAAGATGAATTCAAATCCTGGGGTTGGCGTGTTCCGTTTTTACTTTCCGTGATCTTGGTATTCGCGTCTTATTTGATCCGTAGAAAAATGCAAGAGTCTCCAGTCTTTTTGCAAATGAAGGCAGAAGGTAAAACCTCGTCCAGTCCTTTGAGAGACAGCTTCATGAAACCCGAGAATCGTCGACTGGTGATTCTAGCTTTGTTTGGAGCAACTGCAGGGCAAGGGGTTGTCTGGTATACGGGGCAATTCTATGCTCTCTATTTTTTGCAAACAGTTTTGAAAGTCGATTTCGTCGTCGCTAATAAAGTTATTGCTATGGCGTTGCTTTTGGGAACTCCGTTCTTTATTTTCTTTGGTTGGTTGTCTGACAGAATTGGGCGCAAGAAAATCATTATGGCCGGTTGTGCGATCGCAGCAGCCAGCTACGTTCCTATCTATAAGGCCATGGAATATCGCTCCGGTTGGAACTCCTTAGAACCCCTGGTAAGTCCTGCGAATCCAAATATCCCCATGTTGGTTTTCTTGGTATGGTTGCAGGTGATCTTTGTAACGATGGTATATGGACCCATCGCCGCTTTTTTGGTTGAAATGTTCCCGACGAATATCCGCTATACGTCGATGTCACTTCCATATCATATTGGAAATGGGGTCTTCGGTGGTCTCGTTCCTTTCATTGGGACAGCGATGGTGGCGGCGACTGGCAATCATGTTGCGGGTTTGATTTACCCTATTGCGGTTGCGGTGATGACCTTCTTTATCGGGATGACGATGGTGAAAGAGCCAACCAATATTAAGTGGCACGCATAA